The proteins below are encoded in one region of Aminivibrio pyruvatiphilus:
- the rplK gene encoding 50S ribosomal protein L11, which produces MAKKVIGQIKLQLPAGKATPAPPVGPALGQHGVNIMEFVKQFNAKTADQAGLIIPAVITVYADRSFTFILKTPPASVLLKKAAGLEAASGEPNKKKVATLNRAKVREIAELKKEDLNSYDVEAAMRMVEGTARSMGIDIVD; this is translated from the coding sequence ATGGCGAAAAAAGTAATTGGGCAGATCAAGCTGCAGTTGCCTGCAGGAAAGGCTACACCGGCTCCTCCTGTGGGACCTGCACTTGGTCAGCACGGAGTGAATATTATGGAGTTCGTGAAGCAGTTCAACGCTAAGACCGCTGATCAGGCAGGCCTTATTATTCCTGCAGTCATCACGGTTTATGCGGACAGAAGCTTCACCTTCATATTGAAGACTCCCCCGGCGAGCGTGCTTCTGAAGAAGGCAGCCGGACTCGAGGCTGCATCTGGTGAACCGAACAAGAAGAAGGTGGCGACACTCAACCGGGCCAAGGTCCGGGAGATAGCCGAGCTCAAGAAAGAGGACCTCAACTCCTACGACGTGGAAGCAGCGATGCGCATGGTCGAAGGAACCGCACGGTCCATGGGAATCGACATCGTCGATTAG
- the rplJ gene encoding 50S ribosomal protein L10, giving the protein MPAQVKFEQVEELRERLSKTQAVFVAEYRGMTVAQITALRAQVRAAGGEMKVAKNTLMKIAMEQEGLTAFPDEMAYGPNVFALAYGDPVAVAKALRDFSREKTNKAFLLKGGALGHSILGVDQVSALADLPSKDVLIGQVVRTIAAPISGFLSVLNGPIRGLATCLNQIKEKKEQAA; this is encoded by the coding sequence ATGCCGGCACAAGTAAAATTTGAACAGGTAGAAGAACTTCGCGAAAGGCTGTCAAAGACCCAGGCGGTCTTTGTGGCCGAATACCGCGGAATGACAGTCGCACAGATCACTGCCCTGCGGGCCCAGGTCCGCGCAGCTGGCGGCGAAATGAAGGTGGCCAAGAACACCCTCATGAAGATCGCCATGGAGCAGGAAGGGCTTACCGCCTTCCCCGATGAGATGGCCTACGGTCCCAACGTTTTCGCCCTTGCCTACGGTGACCCCGTAGCGGTGGCCAAGGCACTCCGCGATTTTTCCAGGGAAAAGACCAACAAGGCCTTCCTTCTCAAGGGAGGTGCCCTGGGCCATTCCATTCTCGGCGTCGACCAGGTTAGCGCTCTTGCCGATCTTCCCAGCAAGGACGTCCTTATTGGACAGGTTGTCCGTACCATTGCAGCACCGATCTCCGGGTTCCTTTCCGTGCTCAACGGGCCCATCCGGGGACTGGCGACCTGCCTCAACCAGATCAAGGAAAAGAAAGAACAGGCTGCATAG
- a CDS encoding MarR family winged helix-turn-helix transcriptional regulator has translation MEKTQQIIRRIGGIHDSIHRFISGYIEQCEKECLVPSHGELLTALFSGREFTMGDLAREIRKTKPTVTVLVEKLVRCGYVIRERDARDGRISYIRLTEKGWGLKPVLEDTLSSLEMRLFSGFTVQEKNNLEEMLFRIEENSKEEKRI, from the coding sequence ATGGAAAAAACACAACAGATTATCCGCCGCATAGGCGGAATTCACGATTCAATACACCGTTTTATCTCCGGATATATTGAGCAATGCGAGAAGGAATGCCTTGTTCCCTCCCACGGAGAACTTCTCACAGCCCTTTTTTCAGGGAGGGAATTCACCATGGGCGACCTCGCCCGGGAGATCCGGAAAACAAAGCCCACGGTGACGGTGCTTGTCGAGAAGCTTGTCCGCTGCGGGTACGTTATCAGGGAACGGGATGCCCGGGACGGGCGAATTTCCTATATCCGGCTCACCGAAAAAGGCTGGGGGCTGAAACCTGTTCTTGAGGATACTTTGAGTTCCCTTGAAATGAGACTTTTTTCAGGTTTTACTGTGCAGGAAAAAAACAATCTGGAGGAAATGCTGTTCCGGATTGAAGAAAATTCGAAGGAGGAGAAGAGAATATGA
- the rplL gene encoding 50S ribosomal protein L7/L12: MTRDEMIQAIETMTVLELSELVKALEDKFGVSASAPAMAMPMMAMAGAPAAAAEEEKTEFDVVYKAPGANKINVIKVVRELTGLGLKEAKELVDNPPKAVKEGVTKEEAEEVKKKLVEAGAEVEVK; encoded by the coding sequence ATGACCCGTGATGAAATGATCCAGGCTATTGAAACCATGACTGTTCTCGAGCTTTCCGAGCTCGTGAAAGCCCTTGAGGACAAGTTTGGCGTGTCTGCTTCCGCTCCTGCAATGGCTATGCCCATGATGGCCATGGCCGGTGCTCCCGCAGCCGCAGCCGAAGAAGAGAAGACCGAGTTCGACGTGGTCTACAAGGCTCCCGGCGCCAACAAGATCAACGTGATCAAGGTTGTCCGCGAACTTACCGGCCTTGGTCTGAAGGAAGCCAAGGAACTCGTCGACAATCCCCCCAAGGCCGTCAAGGAAGGCGTCACCAAGGAAGAGGCCGAAGAAGTCAAGAAGAAGCTCGTCGAGGCCGGCGCCGAAGTCGAAGTCAAGTAG
- a CDS encoding amidohydrolase family protein: protein MIVDCHVHVYPPEVIRDAEKIARTEEHFALLIGGKVHKWAAAEDLVEQMERDGVDVSWIFGFAFKDPGLCALCNDYVIDAVRRFPGRFRGLAVVPPMARGSDREILRCREAGLVGIGEIFPQGQNLDIADIRQTWRLAGAAHELDMFLLFHSAEPVGHDYAGKGNVGPREAAEFCIHHPETRVIFAHFGGGLWMYELMPEMKLYLSNARYDSAAWPWLYEPAVFSAMAAAGVGDKILYGSDFPILSFPRYKKLLDASGASDEAGAQFLSGNALSFLREDHPLS, encoded by the coding sequence ATGATCGTCGACTGCCATGTCCATGTGTACCCGCCCGAAGTCATCCGGGACGCGGAAAAAATAGCCCGGACGGAAGAACATTTTGCACTGCTCATCGGCGGGAAAGTCCATAAATGGGCTGCGGCCGAAGATCTGGTGGAGCAGATGGAAAGGGACGGGGTAGATGTTTCATGGATTTTCGGTTTTGCCTTCAAGGATCCGGGGCTGTGTGCACTGTGCAATGACTATGTCATCGACGCGGTACGCAGGTTCCCAGGCCGTTTCCGGGGCCTCGCGGTGGTTCCGCCCATGGCGAGGGGAAGTGACCGCGAGATCCTCCGGTGCAGGGAAGCCGGTCTTGTGGGCATAGGGGAGATTTTTCCCCAGGGACAAAACCTCGACATTGCGGACATAAGGCAAACCTGGCGGCTCGCGGGAGCAGCCCATGAGCTTGATATGTTCCTTTTGTTCCATTCTGCGGAGCCGGTAGGCCATGACTATGCCGGCAAAGGCAATGTCGGCCCCAGGGAGGCTGCGGAATTCTGTATCCACCATCCCGAGACCCGGGTGATCTTTGCCCATTTCGGCGGCGGGTTATGGATGTACGAGCTCATGCCCGAGATGAAGCTCTATCTCTCCAACGCCCGGTATGATTCCGCCGCGTGGCCCTGGCTCTACGAGCCGGCAGTTTTTTCCGCCATGGCTGCCGCCGGGGTGGGGGATAAGATTCTCTACGGTTCCGACTTTCCCATTCTCTCCTTTCCCCGATACAAAAAACTCCTTGATGCTTCCGGCGCCTCCGATGAGGCCGGAGCTCAATTTCTTTCCGGAAACGCCCTTTCTTTTCTCAGAGAAGACCACCCCCTTTCATAG
- a CDS encoding right-handed parallel beta-helix repeat-containing protein, producing the protein MATRKASGAFLSLFILLGFLVLSLFSRHAEGAIFRVTQNGAGLRDGSSWTNACDAGRFPQLLSGATPGTEIWIAEGRYRPGSPNRPYSAFILPPGVSLYGGFAGNEVSVEQRDPLAHVSVLTGDLSLDDTVNSHGVTERVEDIVGQNSYTVIRCEGEPREGDVSIPAPERPQSVIDGLVITGGNSEVICYASLHGESPIKAEDPVIQTGGLHIENARVEVRQTSFTGNQGFRGGAVWNASGVTRIQKCTFSANRAIMSGGSIYNWTNVGGTGVAAESEMTITESLFSSNNARDDGGAIDNHFSEVSVRRCTFSENTAGNGGGIRNYQGKMTVEACTFSGNAAVGDFYRSDIRGGGIYNQGSNTDAVIVNCTFYGNSADFGGGAANWGKMLLINSTLSENSAAHGEELADGKDYLTEVVNCILWHGYPGDEIYTDQSYPVDVRYSIIKGGYPGEGNLDVSPLLGTPSWNGGPTRTCALLPGSPAIDSGTSSGAPVTDQRGIQRPQKSGFDRGAYEVSVRKFLVMRAPFPGVFRFSTATEQFESGEGTAWGFPEGIPVTVTFLPQAGKRLKDVLVDRRSVGAVSSYTFPNLDRDHEIETVFMETLSSSGGGGCSAGSGFFSFLLLIPLLLIGRRR; encoded by the coding sequence ATGGCAACCAGAAAGGCATCAGGCGCTTTCCTGTCCCTTTTTATTCTCCTGGGCTTCCTTGTCCTTTCGCTTTTTTCACGGCACGCAGAAGGGGCGATCTTCCGTGTAACCCAGAACGGGGCCGGGCTGCGCGACGGCTCGTCGTGGACAAATGCATGTGACGCAGGGAGATTCCCGCAGCTTCTCTCAGGCGCAACCCCGGGAACGGAGATATGGATAGCCGAAGGGAGATACAGGCCGGGCAGTCCGAACCGCCCCTATTCAGCGTTCATACTTCCTCCGGGTGTATCCTTGTACGGAGGTTTTGCAGGAAATGAAGTTTCGGTGGAGCAGAGGGATCCCCTTGCTCACGTCTCAGTTCTTACCGGGGATCTGAGCCTTGATGACACTGTCAATTCCCATGGGGTGACGGAAAGGGTCGAAGATATAGTAGGTCAGAACAGCTATACGGTAATACGATGCGAGGGCGAACCGAGGGAAGGGGATGTTTCCATACCGGCTCCCGAAAGACCCCAGTCGGTCATCGACGGACTGGTTATTACCGGCGGGAATTCGGAGGTGATATGTTACGCATCCCTCCACGGAGAGTCCCCGATAAAAGCAGAGGATCCGGTAATCCAGACCGGGGGCCTTCACATAGAGAACGCACGGGTAGAAGTCCGGCAAACCTCCTTTACCGGGAACCAGGGGTTTAGGGGAGGAGCGGTATGGAACGCGTCAGGCGTAACCCGTATCCAGAAATGCACTTTTTCCGCGAACAGGGCCATTATGAGCGGTGGCAGCATCTATAACTGGACAAACGTCGGGGGAACTGGTGTTGCAGCTGAAAGTGAAATGACCATCACAGAAAGCCTTTTCTCTTCCAACAATGCCAGGGATGACGGAGGCGCCATTGACAACCATTTCAGTGAAGTTTCCGTCAGGAGGTGTACCTTTTCCGAAAATACCGCCGGAAACGGAGGCGGCATTCGTAATTACCAGGGAAAAATGACTGTAGAAGCCTGTACTTTCTCAGGCAATGCGGCAGTGGGCGACTTTTACAGAAGCGACATTCGCGGCGGAGGAATTTACAATCAGGGCTCCAATACAGACGCAGTGATTGTTAACTGCACATTCTATGGAAACAGCGCAGATTTCGGCGGAGGGGCGGCGAATTGGGGGAAGATGCTGCTGATAAACTCCACGCTTTCCGAAAACTCAGCAGCTCACGGAGAGGAACTGGCCGACGGAAAGGATTATCTCACGGAGGTTGTGAACTGCATCTTGTGGCACGGATATCCGGGAGATGAAATTTATACGGATCAATCATATCCCGTCGATGTGAGGTATTCCATTATTAAAGGAGGATACCCCGGAGAAGGCAACCTCGATGTATCCCCCCTTCTGGGAACACCTTCCTGGAACGGAGGCCCCACGAGGACCTGCGCACTTCTGCCCGGCAGCCCGGCCATCGACAGCGGAACATCTTCAGGAGCCCCGGTCACTGACCAGAGAGGTATCCAGCGTCCCCAGAAAAGCGGGTTCGACCGCGGAGCCTACGAGGTTTCGGTCCGGAAATTTCTCGTGATGAGAGCCCCCTTTCCCGGTGTGTTCAGATTCAGTACAGCCACCGAGCAATTCGAGAGCGGAGAGGGTACGGCATGGGGATTCCCGGAAGGGATTCCTGTCACGGTAACTTTCCTCCCCCAAGCGGGAAAAAGACTGAAGGATGTTCTGGTGGACAGGCGTTCAGTCGGAGCTGTTTCTTCCTATACATTTCCGAACCTGGACCGGGACCATGAGATTGAAACCGTGTTTATGGAAACCCTGTCCTCCTCCGGTGGGGGCGGGTGTTCCGCCGGCAGCGGATTCTTCTCTTTTCTGCTGCTGATTCCCCTGCTGCTCATCGGCAGGAGAAGGTGA
- a CDS encoding nitroreductase family protein, with amino-acid sequence MKDFFAAVKDRRTYYGISKASPVSDDRIKEIVHFAVKHVPSAFNSQSGRAVLLLGKSSDDFWSMVKESLRKIVPADKFAPTEEKIDGFGSGYGTVLFFEDSRPVKNLQEQFPAYAAHFPVWSDHSSGMLQYIVWAGLESEGFGASLQHYAPVVEDDVRKKWDIPAQWRLIAQMPFGVPVAGPGEKEFLPLEDRVWIRE; translated from the coding sequence ATGAAGGATTTTTTTGCGGCGGTGAAGGACCGGAGGACCTACTACGGCATTTCCAAGGCGAGCCCCGTTTCTGACGACAGGATAAAGGAGATAGTTCATTTCGCGGTGAAGCATGTTCCCTCGGCGTTCAATTCCCAGAGCGGGAGAGCGGTGCTTCTCCTCGGAAAATCCAGCGACGATTTCTGGTCCATGGTGAAGGAGTCCCTCAGGAAGATCGTGCCTGCGGACAAGTTCGCCCCCACTGAGGAAAAGATCGACGGGTTCGGAAGCGGCTACGGTACAGTGCTCTTCTTCGAGGACTCACGGCCCGTAAAAAATCTCCAGGAGCAGTTCCCAGCCTATGCCGCTCATTTCCCCGTGTGGTCCGATCATTCGTCGGGAATGCTTCAGTATATTGTCTGGGCCGGGCTGGAGTCAGAGGGATTCGGTGCCTCGCTCCAGCATTACGCTCCAGTGGTGGAAGATGATGTCAGGAAGAAATGGGACATCCCCGCCCAGTGGAGGCTGATAGCCCAGATGCCCTTCGGCGTTCCCGTCGCCGGCCCCGGTGAAAAGGAGTTCCTCCCCCTGGAAGACCGGGTCTGGATCCGGGAGTGA
- a CDS encoding RtcB family protein has translation MNSFLRRIDQWRLVLDPGAVPGMAVPGLIFADDYIESILKGEDVLSQVANVACLPGIVGYSMAMPDIHQGYGFPIGGVAAFDVSGGIISPGGVGYDISCGVRLLASKIPAEEFRPNADRVLAALFSAVPCGVGSVKDSLGVKELDRILEEGAVRVVRSGRGTEGDIRRTEEGGCLVGAEPGAVSPRAKERGKGQLGTLGSGNHFIEVQETEELFLPEKAASMGLSKGCIAVMIHCGSRGLGHQVCDDYLKVMRGAMTKYGIAVPDRQLCCAPVDSQEGRQYLGAMKAAANFAAANRQAIAEAVRDVFAGFFPGEKLTTVYDVSHNLASMENHVWEGKKRQLCVHRKGATRAFNGLPVLIPGSMGTASYVLEGTPGAERETFGSACHGAGRVLGRNEAIRRTSGRNIPKELSAKGISVMAEKAGTLGEEAPEAYKDVSAVVEVVHGAGLARKVARLRPLAVMKG, from the coding sequence TTGAACAGTTTTCTCAGGCGTATCGACCAGTGGCGTCTTGTTCTCGACCCCGGCGCCGTGCCGGGAATGGCCGTTCCGGGGCTCATTTTCGCCGATGACTACATAGAATCCATTCTCAAGGGAGAAGACGTGCTCTCCCAGGTGGCCAATGTGGCCTGCCTGCCCGGTATTGTGGGGTACAGCATGGCCATGCCGGACATCCACCAGGGGTATGGCTTCCCCATCGGCGGAGTGGCGGCCTTCGACGTCTCCGGCGGGATCATATCCCCCGGAGGAGTGGGGTACGACATTTCCTGCGGCGTCAGGCTCCTCGCCTCAAAAATTCCGGCGGAAGAATTCCGTCCCAATGCTGATCGGGTGCTGGCCGCCCTCTTCTCCGCCGTCCCATGCGGCGTCGGATCCGTGAAGGATTCCCTCGGCGTGAAGGAACTGGACAGGATCCTTGAGGAAGGAGCTGTCAGAGTCGTCCGCTCCGGCAGGGGAACGGAAGGCGACATCCGGCGGACGGAGGAAGGGGGATGCCTCGTGGGGGCCGAGCCGGGCGCCGTTTCTCCGCGGGCAAAGGAACGGGGCAAAGGGCAGCTCGGCACCCTGGGTTCAGGCAATCACTTTATCGAGGTTCAGGAAACGGAGGAACTGTTCCTCCCCGAAAAAGCAGCCTCCATGGGGCTTTCCAAAGGATGCATCGCCGTGATGATCCACTGCGGAAGCCGGGGGCTTGGGCACCAGGTATGCGATGATTACCTGAAGGTCATGCGGGGAGCCATGACGAAGTACGGGATCGCCGTGCCTGACCGGCAGCTTTGCTGCGCCCCCGTGGACTCACAGGAAGGGCGGCAATATCTCGGGGCCATGAAAGCCGCGGCGAATTTCGCCGCGGCCAACCGCCAGGCTATTGCTGAAGCCGTACGGGACGTCTTTGCCGGGTTCTTTCCAGGGGAAAAACTCACCACCGTCTACGATGTGAGCCACAACCTTGCATCCATGGAAAACCATGTCTGGGAAGGAAAAAAGAGACAGCTCTGCGTTCACAGGAAAGGGGCCACCAGGGCATTCAACGGGCTTCCCGTGCTGATCCCCGGAAGCATGGGCACGGCAAGCTATGTCCTGGAAGGGACACCGGGGGCGGAAAGGGAAACCTTCGGGTCGGCGTGCCACGGCGCAGGAAGGGTGCTCGGGAGGAACGAAGCCATACGGAGAACCTCAGGAAGGAATATACCGAAGGAACTCTCCGCCAAAGGCATATCCGTCATGGCCGAAAAGGCCGGAACACTGGGAGAAGAAGCCCCGGAAGCCTACAAGGACGTTTCCGCGGTGGTGGAAGTTGTCCACGGTGCGGGCCTCGCCCGGAAAGTGGCCCGTCTCCGGCCTCTTGCAGTCATGAAAGGGTGA
- a CDS encoding cation diffusion facilitator family transporter yields the protein MERNGEARRITFLGLVINVFLTTAKYLAGIFGRSAAMIADATHSLSDLLTDLVVFFGLSAAGKPADSRHPYGHGKIEAVLSAVCGISLLLAAGGIFFSGAARIWSLLFRGAETAGPGIIALAAAGVSVLLKEWLFRYTIEGGRRLQSSALIAKAWDHRSDALSSVGTLAGIAGAFFGGERWQILDPLAALVVSVFIVTAALPILRDSLDELIEAALPGELEKKLQSVIVSVPGVRSFHKLKTRRIGSSIAVDVHIQMNGSLSLDEAHEISRKVEREIWELFGRDAHISLHMEPVSPAAAR from the coding sequence ATGGAACGGAACGGAGAAGCGAGAAGAATCACATTTCTGGGGCTTGTAATCAATGTTTTTCTGACAACCGCAAAATATCTCGCAGGAATTTTCGGCCGGAGCGCCGCCATGATCGCCGACGCAACCCACTCGCTGTCCGACCTGCTGACCGATCTCGTGGTGTTCTTCGGGCTCTCGGCGGCGGGAAAACCTGCCGATTCCCGCCATCCCTACGGCCACGGCAAGATTGAGGCCGTCCTTTCGGCCGTGTGCGGCATTTCCCTTCTCCTTGCGGCGGGAGGAATCTTCTTCTCGGGAGCGGCCCGGATATGGTCCCTCCTGTTCAGGGGCGCGGAAACAGCCGGTCCCGGCATAATCGCCCTGGCAGCCGCTGGAGTATCCGTGCTGCTGAAAGAATGGCTTTTTCGCTACACCATCGAGGGAGGGCGGCGTCTCCAGAGCAGTGCCCTGATCGCCAAGGCATGGGACCACCGCTCCGATGCCCTCTCTTCGGTGGGCACCCTTGCGGGAATTGCCGGGGCCTTTTTCGGCGGGGAACGGTGGCAAATTCTCGACCCCCTGGCTGCCCTGGTGGTGAGCGTCTTCATCGTGACTGCGGCCCTTCCCATCCTGAGGGACAGCCTTGACGAGCTCATCGAGGCTGCCCTTCCCGGGGAGCTGGAAAAAAAACTCCAGTCGGTCATCGTTTCCGTTCCGGGGGTTCGTTCTTTCCACAAGCTGAAGACCCGGAGGATTGGAAGCTCCATCGCCGTGGACGTACATATACAGATGAACGGGTCCCTGTCCCTGGACGAAGCCCATGAAATTTCCCGGAAGGTTGAGCGGGAGATCTGGGAGCTTTTCGGTCGCGACGCCCATATTTCCCTCCACATGGAACCCGTCTCGCCGGCGGCTGCCCGGTGA
- the nusG gene encoding transcription termination/antitermination protein NusG, producing MDSIEERRWYIVQTYAGYENRVKANLEQRIATMGMEDRIFSVLVPVEERVSVKDGKSKKVTRKLFPSYVLVEMRLNDQSWYVVRHTPGVTGFVGSGNHPIPLTEKEVREIMGKVGKEQAKPKIELNLRIGDVIKVKSGPFEGQVGPVVEVLPEKGKVKFAVTVFGRETAVETDYTELEKL from the coding sequence ATGGATAGCATCGAAGAACGCCGCTGGTATATAGTACAGACATACGCAGGATACGAGAACCGCGTAAAGGCGAATCTCGAGCAGAGAATTGCCACCATGGGCATGGAGGACAGGATTTTCTCCGTTCTTGTGCCTGTGGAAGAGCGTGTATCCGTTAAAGACGGAAAAAGCAAAAAGGTTACCCGCAAGCTTTTTCCCAGCTATGTTCTCGTGGAAATGCGCCTTAATGACCAGTCATGGTACGTGGTGCGCCATACACCCGGTGTCACGGGTTTCGTCGGTTCCGGAAACCACCCTATTCCTCTCACTGAGAAGGAAGTCCGGGAGATTATGGGCAAGGTGGGTAAGGAGCAGGCAAAGCCCAAAATCGAACTGAACCTTCGCATCGGCGACGTCATCAAGGTCAAGAGCGGTCCCTTCGAGGGGCAGGTCGGGCCTGTGGTCGAGGTGCTTCCCGAAAAGGGCAAGGTGAAGTTCGCCGTCACTGTCTTCGGACGGGAGACGGCCGTGGAAACGGACTATACGGAGCTTGAGAAGCTCTAG
- a CDS encoding archease has product MAWRLLEHTADAGFEAEADTLAEVFLDAAEAFLFLAAGLTPGDFPGSGEKSELFLSSPDGEELAVSWLNELLFLAETRSVFFLPVKVTVSLSPPAIAASGRTVPLNGRVLSVKAATYGGLVLRTSPRPFLRMILDL; this is encoded by the coding sequence ATGGCCTGGAGACTGCTGGAACATACCGCGGATGCCGGATTCGAGGCGGAGGCTGACACCCTGGCCGAGGTTTTCCTCGACGCCGCCGAAGCGTTCCTTTTCCTTGCCGCTGGACTGACACCCGGGGATTTCCCCGGATCAGGGGAAAAAAGCGAACTCTTTCTTTCCTCACCAGACGGAGAAGAACTGGCAGTCTCCTGGCTCAACGAACTGCTCTTCCTGGCGGAGACGCGGTCGGTATTTTTTCTCCCCGTGAAGGTCACTGTGTCCCTCTCCCCCCCAGCCATTGCTGCCTCGGGAAGAACCGTCCCCCTCAACGGCCGGGTTCTCTCCGTCAAGGCCGCCACGTACGGAGGGCTCGTACTCCGTACTTCTCCCCGTCCTTTTCTGAGGATGATCCTCGATCTCTGA
- the rpmG gene encoding 50S ribosomal protein L33 codes for MADIVGLSCTECKRRNYTTTVNKKKQSKKLELNKFCKWCGKHTLHKEGK; via the coding sequence ATGGCGGATATCGTCGGCCTCTCCTGCACCGAGTGCAAGAGGCGGAACTACACCACGACTGTAAATAAGAAGAAGCAGTCGAAGAAACTGGAGCTCAATAAATTCTGCAAGTGGTGCGGTAAGCACACCTTGCACAAAGAAGGCAAGTAG
- the secE gene encoding preprotein translocase subunit SecE — MENILTFVREARAELKKVTWPGKKQVWYSTLVVIAFTLFVSAYLGLVDMLLTGVLSRLIR, encoded by the coding sequence GTGGAAAATATCCTCACCTTCGTAAGAGAAGCCCGAGCCGAACTGAAAAAGGTAACATGGCCAGGAAAAAAGCAGGTGTGGTATTCCACGCTGGTGGTAATCGCTTTCACCCTTTTTGTTTCCGCCTACCTTGGACTCGTGGACATGCTTTTAACGGGAGTTTTATCGCGTCTTATCAGATAA
- the rplA gene encoding 50S ribosomal protein L1, giving the protein MAKISKRMKTAAEKIEKGKLYSMKEAIALFKETATAKFDESIEVHIRLGVDPRHADQQVRSTVVLPHGTGITKRVLVLAQGEKVKEAEEAGADFVGGEDLVAKISGGWLEFDAVIATPDMMKSVGRLGKLLGPRGLMPSAKTGTVTFELGDAVKEIKAGRVEFRVDKFGIVHNGAGKKSFTEEQLYDNVKTIFQAVLKARPASVKGTYVKSFSIASSMGPGIKIDPAAAQKEMAGE; this is encoded by the coding sequence ATGGCAAAGATTAGCAAGAGGATGAAAACAGCGGCGGAAAAGATCGAGAAGGGCAAGCTTTATTCCATGAAGGAAGCCATCGCTCTTTTCAAGGAAACCGCAACGGCGAAGTTTGACGAATCCATCGAGGTTCACATCCGCCTCGGAGTCGACCCCAGGCATGCGGACCAGCAGGTCCGGAGTACTGTCGTTCTCCCCCACGGCACGGGCATTACCAAGAGAGTGCTCGTTCTTGCCCAGGGTGAGAAGGTGAAAGAAGCAGAAGAGGCCGGTGCAGATTTCGTCGGCGGCGAAGACCTCGTTGCAAAGATTTCAGGCGGCTGGCTCGAATTTGACGCTGTCATCGCCACCCCTGACATGATGAAATCCGTGGGCCGCCTCGGAAAACTCCTCGGGCCCAGGGGCCTTATGCCCAGCGCCAAGACCGGCACGGTAACCTTCGAGCTCGGCGATGCGGTCAAGGAAATCAAGGCCGGGCGGGTTGAGTTCAGGGTCGACAAGTTCGGAATCGTCCACAACGGCGCAGGCAAGAAGAGCTTTACGGAAGAGCAGCTTTATGATAACGTCAAGACTATCTTCCAGGCGGTTTTGAAGGCTCGTCCCGCTTCCGTCAAGGGAACCTACGTCAAGAGCTTTTCAATAGCATCTTCCATGGGACCCGGAATCAAGATCGATCCCGCGGCTGCCCAGAAGGAAATGGCCGGCGAGTAG